A window of the Helianthus annuus cultivar XRQ/B chromosome 4, HanXRQr2.0-SUNRISE, whole genome shotgun sequence genome harbors these coding sequences:
- the LOC110933436 gene encoding uncharacterized protein LOC110933436 gives MEPRKIFQTLRKQDPERFHVQKDIQNVVAKIRAEQRQGLTPMQSLESMLINNDFIYETREEPGTEIVTEIFFLHRYSRDMWRAFPHVMLIDATYKTNLYNMPFIQIVERGDNFVWVLERVKSMLEECMEPRVILTDRDLALMGVCAKVFPDASRLLCRWHIQQNVMKHCKGAFTDEDWDKFLSFWGTLIESPSIPIYEYHFRNMRKRLVECKRSRVFNYVYDNWLKDYKEMFVFAWTDKRRNFERPIQLEDIDVFWQKLNFQSCKLIDDNVDVVEELNIVRQQLESHPPAQQKSLMSKIKAVLTPKKSTKKPPVVQQNTRGRPTTKHVQQRLDEASRIDEELRRSSFGDANTCFEGSRQSKYDKPCHSSYVPSQASQQSVIRSQKPKASLSRSKSSKKKETRDDHGFPLIIGDEYVGIIERFKSAIPPVFHPHVSCIRDVMPDGHCGFRYVAVGLGMDQSSWGLIRRDLVQEMDQNESIWFPIFEAWAEGYFDRHRQGLIWNSVSGCGGGVTGWTSPSQDFLLHKRGIGVHLLTTTMGASSTYFPILSPPANQQPLFITLTHVNENHFIHVKLEGDYPMPPAHGLWLTHRRPHTEQWEDMYLPRLEWYTSIMNPPPISNPSLNYIDSYTEE, from the exons atggagccgcgCAAAATATTTCAAACGTTAAGGAAGCAGGACCCCGAGAGGTTTCATGTTCAGAAAGACATTCAAAACGTTGTGGCGAAGATTAGAGCCGAACAAAGACAAGGATTGACTCCCATGCAGTCACTAGAAAGCATGCTGATAAACAACGACTTTATTTACGAGACACGGGAGGAACCCGGAACAGAGATCGTAACAGAGATCTTCTTTCTTCATCGGTACTCGAGAGacatgtggcgtgcattcccccaCGTCATGCTGATCGATGCGACGTACAAGACAAATCTATACAATATGCCATTTATCCAGATTGTTG AACGGGGTGATAACTTTGTGTGGGTGCTTGAGAGGGTCAAGTCAATGTTGGAGGAATGTATGGAgccacgtgtgattttaacggatAGAGACCTAGCCCTTATGGGCGTGTGTGCTAAAGTATTTCCAGACGCCTCCAGGCTTCTTTGCAGGTGGCACATACAACAGAATGTTATGAAGCACTGCAAGGGTGCCTTCACAGATGAAGACTGGGATAAATTTTTGTCATTCTGGGGGACATTGATTGAGTCTCCATCCATACCCATCTACGAGTACCACTTCCGCAATATGCGAAAGCGACTTGTGGAGTGCAAACGTTCTA gagTCTTCAATTACGTGTACGATAACTGGCTAAAAGACTATAAGGAGATGTTCGTCTTTGCGTGGACTGATAAGAGGCGCAACTTTG AGCGTCCGATTCAACTCGAAGACATAGACGTCTTCTGGCAGAAACTTAACttccaaagttgtaaattgatagACGATAACGTTGACGTGGTCGAAGAGCTAAATATTGTTAGACAACAATTAGAGTCGCACCCCCCAGCTCAGCAAAAAAGCCTGATGTCAAAGATTAAAGCGGTGTTGACTCCAAAGAAATCTACCAAGAAACCACCAGTTGTCCAACAAAATACTCGTGGCCGACCAACAACAAAGCATGTACAACAAAGGTTGGACGAGGCCTCTCGTATAGATGAAGAATTGAGAAGAAGCTCCTTCGGTGATGCAAACACGTGCTTTGAAGGTTCCCGACAAAGTAAGTACGATAAACCTTGCCACAGCTCGTACGTTCCGTCACAGGCCTCTCAACAGTCGGttataaggtcccaaaaacccaaaGCGAGCCTAAGTCGTTCAAAGAgttctaagaagaaagagacacgAGATGATCACGGTTTTCCTTTAATCATTGGGGACGAGTACGTGGGAATCATCGAACGGTTTAAGTCTGCCATTCCACCAGTGTTTCATCCGCACGTCTCGTGCATACGAGATGTGATGCCGGACGGTCATTGTGGCTTTCGGTATGTGGCTGTAGGCTTAGGTATGGATCAGAGTTCATGGGGGCTCATTCGAAGGGACCTTGTCCAAGAAATGGATCAGAACGAATCGATCTGGTTCCCAATATTTGAAGCATGGGCTGAAGGCTACTTTGACAGGCATCGTCAGGGCCTAATTTGGAATTCAGTGTCCGGTTGTGGGGGGGGGGTCACTGGATGGACTTCCCCTTCGCAGGACTTCTTATTGCACAAACGGGGTATCGGGGTGCACCTGTTAACGACAACCATGGGTGCGAGTTCCACTTACTTCCCGATACTAAGTCCTCCAGCTAATCAACAACCATTATTCATAACGCTTACACATGTTAACGAGAACCACTTCATACATGTTAAGCTGGAAGGGGATTATCCTATGCCACCAGCACACGGGCTATGGTTGACCCACCGAAGACCCCATACGGAACAATGGGAAGATATGTACTTGCCACGTCTAGAATGGTATACATCGATAATGAATCCTCCGCCAATATCAAACCCCAGTCTTAATTACATAGATAGTTATACGgaagaatga
- the LOC110936481 gene encoding uncharacterized protein LOC110936481 — translation MDGLNAVYMKRYRSRKAKAKEEFLANGGETDVARARANIPKGMSEENWNKTVDYFLTKEHKDRSCANTSNRQKQLYTNRGGLSTYSSFCFKKDKTRLEAFKNGHTLKDGRFASELEEQKYEELQAEFESQS, via the exons ATGGATGGCCTTAATGCGGTATACATGAAGCGTTATAGAAGCCGAAAAGCCAAAGCAAAAGAAGAATTTTTAGCAAACGGAGGGGAAACTGATGTAGCGAGAGCAAGGGCCAACATCCCCAAGGGTATGAGTGAAGAGAATTGGAATAAAACCGTAGACTATTTCTTGACCAAAGAACATAAGGACCGGTCATGTGCCAACACATCAAATCGTCAAAAGCAACTTTACACAAACCGTGGGGGATTGTCGACATATAGTAGTTTTTGTTTCAAAAAA GATAAGACCAGACTCGAAGCGTTTAAAAATGGTCATACTCTTAAAGATGGAAGGTTTGCCAGCGAGCTAGAGGAGCAAAAATAC GAAGAATTACAAGCAGAGTTTGAGTCCCAAAGTTAA
- the LOC110936482 gene encoding cytochrome P450 71A1, whose product MVSFLIIPSIVLLFLLFIIPIRRFLSKTRPLPPGPPGLPIIGNLHQLDTSDLSDYLWRLSKRYGPLMSLRLGHVQTLVVSSAEMAKEIMKTNDLVFCTRPALTGQKKLSYDNKDIALSPYNEYWRQMRKICTLHLFSMKQVNSFRSVREEEVFDMIDRIKTQSSMKQVVNLSDDAMVLTSNIICRVGFGKRPSAYNNRKDGTRMFELMSEFQEVLTNFYYRDHFPLMGWLDELNGSIARLEKLFKDLDEFYQEVIDEHLNQNQQNKIQDDMVDILLKLKQDYANDLTFDHVKGILMDILSGGTETSASTVVWAMTLLIKNPDSLNKAQQEVRNAVGKKGKVDEEDLDKLEYLKAVIKEALRLYPVLPLLIPRESRERCVLEGYEIPKKTLVYVNVWAVGRDPKCWERPEEFEPERFMGSSVEYKGADFEWIPFGSGRRGCPGLLLGATTVELALSNLLYSFDWGLPEGTKDIDTLKSEGTVAHKKIALQLVAKVPDIIDYKSSRHLNEAM is encoded by the exons ATGGTTTCATTTCTCATCATACCATCAATTGTCCTTCTCTTCTTACTCTTCATCATTCCCATTAGAAGGTTTCTGTCAAAAACCCGCCCTCTTCCGCCCGGACCACCCGGATTACCCATAATCGGAAACCTGCACCAGCTCGACACATCCGACCTCTCAGACTACCTATGGCGTCTTTCAAAACGTTATGGCCCGCTAATGTCCCTTCGCCTTGGTCATGTCCAAACTCTCGTTGTTTCTTCGGCAGAAATGGCAAAAGAGATCATGAAAACAAATGATTTGGTCTTCTGCACAAGGCCGGCTTTAACTGGCCAGAAGAAATTATCATACGATAACAAAGACATCGCTTTGTCACCGTACAATGAGTATTGGAGACAGATGAGAAAGATCTGCACCCTTCATCTCTTTTCCATGAAACAAGTGAACTCATTTCGTTCAGTTCGCGAAGAAGAGGTGTTTGACATGATAGACAGGATAAAGACTCAAAGTTCTATGAAACAAGTAGTGAATTTGAGTGATGATGCTATGGTTCTCACTAGTAATATTATTTGCAGGGTGGGTTTTGGGAAGAGACCATCTGCATACAATAATAGAAAAGATGGGACACGAATGTTTGAACTTATGTCTGAGTTTCAAGAGGTACTTACTAACTTCTATTATAGGGATCATTTTCCTTTAATGGGATGGCTTGATGAACTCAATGGAAGCATTGCTAGACTCGAGAAGCTCTTTAAAGACTTGGATGAGTTCTATCAAGAAGTGATTGATGAGCATTTAAATCAAAACcaacaaaacaaaatacaagatGATATGGTTGATATCTTGCTCAAACTCAAGCAAGATTATGCAAATGATCTCACCTTTGATCATGTAAAAGGCATACTAATG GATATCTTGTCAGGGGGGACAGAAACAAGTGCTTCAACAGTTGTCTGGGCGATGACTTTGCTCATCAAAAACCCTGATTCTTTGAACAAAGCCCAACAAGAAGTGAGGAATGCAGTCGGAAAGAAAGGGAAAGTAGATGAAGAAGATCTTGATAAGCTTGAGTATCTAAAAGCAGTAATCAAAGAGGCACTTAGACTATACCCAGTCTTGCCACTTTTAATCCCTCGTGAATCTAGAGAGCGATGTGTTTTAGAGGGATACGAGATACCCAAGAAGACGCTGGTGTATGTGAACGTATGGGCAGTAGGGCGAGACCCTAAATGCTGGGAACGACCTGAAGAATTCGAGCCAGAGAGGTTCATGGGTAGTAGTGTTGAGTATAAAGGAGCAGATTTCGAGTGGATCCCATTTGGGTCTGGTCGGAGAGGCTGTCCAGGGTTGTTGTTAGGAGCTACAACAGTGGAGTTGGCTCTTTCAAATCTTCTATATTCGTTTGATTGGGGATTGCCTGAAGGGACTAAAGACATTGACACATTGAAATCTGAGGGGACTGTAGCGCATAAGAAGATTGCGCTTCAACTAGTGGCTAAGGTTCCCGATATTATTGACTACAAGAGTTCACGACACCTCAATGAGGCCatgtga